A stretch of DNA from Paramormyrops kingsleyae isolate MSU_618 chromosome 15, PKINGS_0.4, whole genome shotgun sequence:
GAGATAAGTTACAAAAAACACAGCCATGTACATAATACGGATGCTAAATGCTAGATGTCTTACAATGCTGAAGTCCAAGCACTGCAAAGAGTTTGAGTAAAGAACACTAGGCCAGTTAGCTTAGCTGGTTAGCATGTGGTGCCAATAAGGCCAAGGTCACAGGTTTGATTACAATATGGGGCCACACGTCACTTTAGATCCTCCAGCTCAACAAGTACAGCATTTCGCTAACAAtacaaaggttgtgggtttgaatcccagggagcacacaaattggataaaagcaccacatagaTGAATGTGTGAATAAATTGTCTTTGTGAACGGAGTCCTACCACTGGGCAAACGGAGAGACGACCACACATCCTGGGCACCCCAGTCGGgtgtgaggggggggcagctgaTAACTGGGTAGGCGGTGTTTCCCGACAGCACGGGGCCCAGACCGTTGCTCCTTCCAGCCACGGCCACGAACACCGTGGGAACTCCGTCACCTGAGTAAGGACCCATTAAAAGGACAGAATGCCTCATTTCCCTCCATGCcatgcagtcatgtgactcccAAACCTACTGTAAGCCAAAAACGTGTGCCAATTACACTCAACATGCATGTACAATTTGCACAATGTGTTATCAATGTTCATGTTAGCAGGCAGCTGTACATTATCTAAGAGATTACTAATATGTTGCATAAGAGGgggcataattcatacagagccAACCTTATTAGCCAATAATaggttttgaattggtgagtgacaggggagagggCACTCTGgaagccaatcagctttcagctggggctaGTGCACCTGCAGCCCCGCCCCTTTATACACGCTGGCATAAGCATTATAGCGATTAGCATTCACAGCACCTTCATACTCGGCTTTGATGCGCAGCGTCTCATCCGGCCCCTTGTGTGCCGACGTGACCCTGAGGTGACACGGCACGCCATAGAAGCCACAGGCAGAGCGGATCCGCTCACAGTGCGCCAGATCAGATGTGGAGCCCATCAGAACCACCACCCTGCCGTGAGTCTGTGATTCCAGAAGCAGCTGCGGACACACAGGCAAACACCAGACAAACCATATAAAGGTAGCAGTGGTTTGTCATTTTTCTATGATGTAAAAAGTTCATGGTGGGAAATCAACCAGTGAAGACCAGAAGTGTTTCTCAAGGCagccctcagggacccccagacagtccacatttttgctcccccccaactcccagccaatcaggaacaccgaatacctggtacaggtgtgttgcgagctgggaggcagcaaaaatgtggactgtctgggggtccctgagggctgccttgagaaacactgcatgaTAGCATTTAAAAGCTTTTAGATTTATTGTGACTACTAATGGTGTTTGTGGTTGGTCTTTAATGCTGCTGCCAATTACCTGACTTTATGGATCATTTGATGGAAGAACAAATGGTCAGCTATTTTACAAAAATGCAAGTTAACCTGGCTTAGAAATCCTTCACCTAAATACAGTCATATAATTTTCATTcgaaactgcaaaaaaaataaaaataaaaatgtacatttaacaTGTGATGTTTCAAACACATGAACATGGATACCTGGACCCTGTCTGAGACCCACTCAAAGTTCCTCTTCACCATCTGCATGGCTTCAGGCGTGACCTCCTGTAGGTCCCGATACACCTAAGAAGCAAATGAAAAATCTATTTGCCAACTGATCATTCGTCATCTTTCCCCAATGACCTAGGATTCTGGACGTTAAAGtacattttcaatttttaagGTTTACATTTCTAAGTCTTTGCTCTGCAAGAATTATTTTATGGACTGAGCCTGACACTACAACACGACAGTTCGTCTGAGGCGTGTGTACCATCATGGGAGGGTTTGCTGTTTTGAGAACCTCACTGAACAAGTTACTTCAGAATCCCCATCCCTCTAGCGCAGTTACTATttatggccaacagggggcccaaACCCCAGGTGTCCCACAGTAAAGagtggtttgagtggtggtaaactcCGCCTCTGTGCACCACGACAGCCCTCTAGCCACTCGCAGCCTGAAGGCCACCTCCTCACCTTCCACACCACCACAGTGAGGGCTCACCTGCTTGTCCTTCTGCTGCTTCCGGTCCCCTGCAGGCCAAAGTCTCCAGGAGTCGTTGTCGATGACATCCGCCAGGACGATCTCCTTGGTTATCACGTTAACGCCAAACTCAATCTGTGAGGCAGATCAGAATCAGAAAGATCCTTATTGGCCAAGTAGGTTAAAACATAGGAGTGTCTTGGTGGGTGCGTCCCGGTATAAAATAAACACGCAGACAATGTACAAGTATGTAAACATTTTACACTTTAACATTAGACTGTCTACCTACAATCAGAAGCAGAATGGGATGGAATAAAGGGTGAACTGAAATAAACAGTAAGTAAACCAGCTAGAAGAGTTACAAGATCAAGGCTGACTGCAGTGCAAAGTCTTGGTGGTTAACAGACCAGTTACCCTTAGGGTATCTAGCTCCTTTTCTATTGCTGGATTTCTGAAAACTTCAGCCCGGcattaaacaaaaagaaaataatatcaAACTGCCTAATGACATTCTCTCATCTATACGATGATCAATGTTATTCAGTTTGGACCGTTTGACTTTCTGTGGACTGTGGACTGGAGTAAAGTGCAAATTGGATGCAAAGAGTAAAAAGAGCAGCAGTCACACAGGGACCATGAAGTAACTCGACACGCGTGACTGACACCCGTTACGCAACCATTCATCTGTCATGGGATTTCACTCGTGGTCCAGACTTTTCCGTGCTTTTTGCCACTCTCTCTCCAGTACCACTTGCCAGTTTAGGAATGTTTCACTGAGAAATTAAGTTCCTCCAGACATGCAAGAACTAATTCCTCTATTCCGCAATAAAAGGTTTAGCTATGCCGTGAATCACACTGCGAAAGGCGCTGGCTGCCAGCACGGTAAAGCTGTGCGGTCAAAGGGAGCGCCTGGAGATGCAGCTACGGGAAGAGAGGGGCATGCGGCGTCATGCAAAACACGCCTATTATTTATGTTAGTGTAATCAGACAAAAAGATTAAATgccatttaaaaacaacatcTGCGTACCATCACAAATAACCCAAAACAcccatgcacacatacacacacttgccaattacacacacacacacacacacaatttgacAGTGATGTTATACACACACTAGCAAACTTTAATGTATACTTCCAGAACCAAAAGTCAAGGAAAGTTCTTTCACCCTTTTAAGGCTGAAGTTACATTCTTTCCCCAAATAACCTGACAGACAGAAGGATCAACACGCTATTCACAGTGATGCCATTCTCTTCTTCATTTTCTACACTGGAAAGGATGAGGAGAGAGCAACACACTCCTCTGTGCTCCATCCACAGCAGGACTGGCCATCTTGCATACTGGGCATTTTACCGGTGGGCCAATGGCTATTGGAGAAAAATTTAAGCCGCCTCCAGTCCCCGCATGCCAGCAAAATTTACCAGTCTGGAGCCGAAACTTAATCCCAGTTCAGCCTACCTCAATCCATTCAGCTTGTGCCGCTTCTTGTACCGATTGTTTAAAATCTTCTGGAATTTCTCAATCTCGTTTCCAAATTCATCAGCTGATGCCCCCTCATAAGATAATACCTACAGGCGATTTTAACATCAAAATGCAAATTATAATCTTAAATCTACTTTTACAAATCCTCTGGAACATGCTGGCTCTGCCCTGCACGCCCCCAGTCACATGCTGTTCCCTCAGCTCTCATCCCTCTGCATGACCCTGCTTCATTAGACCACCTTGTTATTATACCGCTGTAGGACAGGCTGGTGTGGCTTAAGACTAAAAAAGGCACCGTGGAAGATTAACAATCACCAAAATCAGGAATACCATAGATTTCTGTAGTGAGAAAACAGTAAAGAACAAATGTCGCCCAAAAACGGCTCCTTATACATTTTATGGGAACATTTTTTAAACTTAACCTAACATCTAAAAATCAcccatgacatcatcagtgatgcACTGAGAACTCTGATCTTTTCCGCATCCCAGCATTAAGTAAATTACCTTTTTAAAAGTAAGATGACATTCAGAGACAGCTACCGGTACTTTAAAACCAGCACTGATTTTCATTACGGCACAGACTTGTCTATGTGGTAAATTTTTTTAATCTGGAAAAATCTCACATCAATTAAAAATTTCCAAAAACGTAAaggtaattttaaaatgtacaaatCATCAATAGGGTCAGTTAACAAGCCCTTTACATAAAATCTCGAGGGGGCTGTTTCGGTTGAATGCGTAATAACGATACGAAGCTCGGTCTGCTCTTGTtagaggggtgtgtgtgtgtgtgtgtaacctCTCGCAAGCCGTAACAGGACACAGAGTTCCTATTTGAATTCATCGACAGGTCTTTACCTATTGAGCAACTGCGCTGCAATGAGTTAGACATTTGGGATTGATTTTCTCACCCACCAACATTCTCACGTATTAAACCTTGTACTTGAGCATATTTTCCAGTGTTGGGCCCATAAAGCACTTTGATGATTTGATGACCAGATCATCATTACCTGGCTCCTAAACATTAGATTAAATTGGATAAACctattatttacttatttatcgtTAGTCAGACATGACTTATTCCCCAGCATTATGTCGgtttatgtattatttacacacacactacattaTGTATATGACCCCTTATGTCCGccccattttgcattttaaatccTGTGAAAATTACCCCCCCCGTCACTGCTGGTTGTTCATGTCAGCTTCACCGAACACAaactaatttaaatttaaacacttgtgtgtgtgtgtgtcatatatatatatatatatatatatatatatatatatatatatatatatatatatatatatatatatatatatatatatatatatatatatatatatatatatatatatacatatacacacacacacgtctatATTTACAAATACtgttaatttaaaaagtaatccAGTCGCTGTCATTTGCTTACACCTTGTCCCTGCATTACTACACGTCATGCTTCAGCAGTCACAGTAAATGCTGCTTCAATGCAGTTGAGGGAAGCTTAATGCAAATTTATGATACATTATTAAAGATAATCAATAAAACCTTCATGAGCATTTTGCAGTAAGGAGTAACGCATTGAGCGCTGCACCTTCATGAGCATTCTGCAGTAAGGAGTAACGCATTGAGTGCTGTACCTTCATGAGCATTTTGCAGTAAGGAGTAACGCATTGAGTGCTGTACCTTCATGAGCATTCTGCAGTAAGGAGTAACGCATTGAGTGCTGTACCTTCATGAGCATTCTGCAGTAAGGAGTAACGCATTGAGCGCTGTACCTTCATGAGCATTCTGCAGTAAGGAGTAACTCATTGAGTGCTGTACCTTCATGAGCATTTTGCAGTAAGGAGTAACGCATTGAGTGCTGTACCTTCATGAGCATTCTGCAGTAAGGAGTAACGCATTGAGCGCTGTACCTTCATGAGCATTTTGCAGTAAGGAGTAATGCATTGAGCGCTGTACCTTCATGAGCATTTTGCAGTAAGGAGTAACGCATTGAGCGCTGTACCTTCATGTCCACCAGGGTGCAGTTCTGAGTCGCCCAGGCCTTCTCCAGGATCTCAAAGATCGCCACCGTACTGCGACTCATGATGTCCACCTCGCAGCGTCCAATATCAAGTCCACCAAAGCAGAACTTTGCCTCAATCAGCTGCTCTTCAGACCACTGGGGATCATTGTTTGCGTCGTCCTGAAACACCAGATGTTTTTTGTTCCCCCAAGTAATTTCAGATAAAAAAAAGACAACTGCAGTTTGCAACTTAGCGACAATTTACATGAGATGCTTTTGAGTACATTATATTTAATTAGCAGACAGCTTTATCCAAAGAGACATACGACAGAGTGGGGTCAGACAGGTTCTGGAGCAATTGGGAATTAAGgcccttgctcaggggcccaatggccAAATCATTCTGCCAACtaagggatttgaaccaccaaccttctGTTCACAGGCACAGTACCCTAAACCCTAAGCCACGCAGCACTTCAGATACCATCATTTACACCTGAGTGTATTACAGCTAGGAGGTCATATGTGTGTATGCAAGtatttgggataacctttaggtcagctgttaaaacccaggtgtgaggactcttcagtcagTCTGTACTCTAATTAGTGATCTACATAGGGAGTTGCATCAAAAACCTGCATATGcaacagccctttctggataagattgagGATCAGGCCCCAGGCATAAGCAAACTGAGCAGCTGCTGAGCAGCAGAtgcccaccagggggcgcccatCTGATCATCCTGTCAGCATGAGAAGGAAGGCTGGAAGACTGCAAATGACAATCAAGTTAATGGAATTTGATTTGGCTGGCCCTGTCCAGACAGCAAATGTGTACCTTGAAAAACATCTCTAACTTGACCGGGGAGAACCGGTAGCCCTCCTGAACGCCTGGGTTGCGCTTGAGGAAGGAGCCGGTGGCGACTCGCCTGCAGACCCACTCGATGGGGATCATCTCGCAGTGTAGCGCCACGAAGGCT
This window harbors:
- the paics gene encoding bifunctional phosphoribosylaminoimidazole carboxylase/phosphoribosylaminoimidazole succinocarboxamide synthetase isoform X3, whose product is MASASELKLGKKLNEGKTKQIFELPEQPGHVLVQSKDQITAGNAARKDQMEGKAAISNKTTSAVFRLLQDAGIKTAFVGQQSDTAFVALHCEMIPIEWVCRRVATGSFLKRNPGVQEGYRFSPVKLEMFFKDDANNDPQWSEEQLIEAKFCFGGLDIGRCEVDIMSRSTVAIFEILEKAWATQNCTLVDMKIEFGVNVITKEIVLADVIDNDSWRLWPAGDRKQQKDKQVYRDLQEVTPEAMQMVKRNFEWVSDRVQLLLESQTHGRVVVLMGSTSDLAHCERIRSACGFYGVPCHLRVTSAHKGPDETLRIKAEYEGDGVPTVFVAVAGRSNGLGPVLSGNTAYPVISCPPLTPDWGAQDVWSSLRLPSGLGCTTVLSPDAAAQSAAQILGLSNHLVWAKLRAAMLNTWISLKQADKKLQACNL